Genomic window (Chiloscyllium plagiosum isolate BGI_BamShark_2017 unplaced genomic scaffold, ASM401019v2 scaf_7277, whole genome shotgun sequence):
CCCTCACTGTCACATCACCCCATATCCCCTCACTGTCACATCACCCCATATCCCCTCACTGTCACATCACCCCATATCCCCTCACTGATACTGTCAGTTTGCTGGTGAAGCCCTTTACCTGTGTGATGTCACCTTCAAACCCGACGCTGTCAGTGACTGACTGCCCTCTGGTCCCTAGTCCTTCTCCCTCTCTGGAGCCCCCCCTTCTGCTTACCCAGGCCCCTCACTGACTATCCCTTGGACTGGACCATCTCACTCACCTGCAGTTTCTCACTATCCTTCTGGAACCCTCCTCTACCTGTTTCTCGTCCAGTTCCCCACATTGAACATCCCAATCCGTGAATCTGAAAGTCTTGCCAAGTCTATTTGAGGCCTCACCCCGTTCTATGGGACATTCTCCCCGAACGTCTTTGTTCTTATACTTAGCTAAACTCAAACGGGAATGACGGGGAGTTACAGTGATGTGGGACACTCTGCCTAAATGAGCAATGGGGGCAGTTTCAACAGGAAATTTCATCgagatttaaataaataattggaCAGGAAAAGAACTTGAGGAATCATGGGGAAAGAGCCAAATAAATTAggtttgtttttcatttgtttatgggatgagattatcactggccaggccagtatttattaccctaAATTccttattacccagagggcagttaagagtcaaccccattgctgtgggtctggagtcacatgtaggccagaccagggaaggatggaaaattccttccctcaaggacattagtgaacaagatacattattacaacaatcaacaattgattcatggtcatcagtagattcttcattccagattttaatgaatttaaattctaccatctgccgtggcaggatatCAACACAGGTGCctggaacattccctgggtctctgggttaacagtccagtgataataccatgaggccatcatctcccctttgttcatgagacatgggtgtcgctggctgggcccagcagtcattccccatccctagtttccctttgagaaggtggtggggagtcactcattagggagggaattccaggattctgacccagtgacagtgaaggaacggcgatatatttcgaagtcaggatggtgagtggctcggaggggaacttacagggggttgtgttcccatggatctataagaccataagaccataagacataggagtgaaagtaaggccattcggcccatcgagtccactccgccattgaatcatggctgatgggcatttcaactccactaacccgcattctccccatagcccttaattccttgtgacatcaagaatttatcaatttctgccctgaagacatttagcgtcccggcctccactacactctgcggcaatgaatttcacaggcccaccactctctggctgaagaaatgtctccgcatttctgttctgaatttaccccctctaattctaaggctgtgtccacgggtcctagtctcctcacctaacagaaacaatttcctagcgtcttccctctccaagccatgtattatcttgtaaatttttattagatctccccttaatcttctaaactccaatgaatatagtcccaggatcctcagccgttccttgtatgttagacctaccattccagggatcatccgtgtgaatctccgctggacacgctccagtgccagtatgtccttcctgaggtgtggggaccaaaactggacacagtactccaaatggggcctaaccagagctttataaagtttcggcagcacaacagtgcttttatattccaaccctcttgagataaatgacaacattgcgttcgttttcttaatcacggactcaacctgtatGTTTAcgtttagagaatcctcgactagcactcccagatccctctgtactttggctttatgaattttctcaccgtttagaaagtagtccatgcctgtattcttttttccaaagtgcaagacctcgcatttgctcacattgaattccatcagccatttcctggaccactctcacaaactgtctagatccatctgcagcctccccacttcctcagtactacctgcctgtccacctaacttcgtatcatcggcaaacttcgcaaGGATGCCCCCagccccttcatccagatcattaatatataaagtgaacagctgcggccccaacactgaaccctgcgggacaccgcttgtcaccggctgccattccgaaaaagaaccttttatcccaactctctgccttctgtcagacagccaatcctcaatccatgccagtagctcacctcgaacaccatgggccctcaccttgctcagcagcctcccgtgtggcaccttgggagagtggtccaggaaatggctgatgaaattcaacgtgggatctcctgcccttgtccttcttgatggaagtggttgtgggtttggaaggtgctgtctgaggatctttggtgaagttctgcagtgcatcttgtagatgggacacactgctgctactgagcgttggtgtggagggagtggatgattgtggatgtggtgccaataaatcagctgctttgtcctggatggtgtcaagcttcctgagtgttgttggagcttcccccatccaggggcaagtgggaagtattccctcacactcctgacttgtgccttgttgatggtggacaggctttggggagtgaggaggggagttatttgctgcaggattcctcgtctctgacctgctgttgtagccactgtgtttatgtggcgagtttagttgagtttctagtcaaggATGTTGATGGAAGCAACAGATAGCCTGGCAcagccatgatgggctgaatggccatctgtGTTGTGACATCTTGTGATAACACTGACCTCCTGAGGTTACAGAGTCCCACTGTTTGTGAGACCCTCTTGGTTTGACCTCAGCGCCCTGGGCATTCTGTGGTTGGCTGTGTCACATGCCCCACACCGGTGGGTCTCTCTGACTCGGAGTCTGTCTCGTTGCAGTCCCGGGGAAGATTCAGAAGGGGCCGGACAGTGTGAAGGTGAAGGCTGGTCAGATGGTGAAGCTGGTCGCTCACATCAGTGGAGAGCCTGAGCCTGACGTGGGCTGGGCCAAGGATGGTGAGGACGTGGAGGAGGATGACAGGTACCAAGCTCTCCCGCCCGgctcggggtgggggtgggggggtgacaTCACTGATCCACGTTGGGTGTGGGGGGGCAGTGGGGGAGGGGACTACTCCCATGTCACCATGAGGTATTGGAGCTGATGGGAAGGAAATGGATGAATTGTTTGCCTCAGGCAGTAACAGACTGATCCGCgtcgggtgggggggggggtgcagtgagaggggGATGGTGATCCCTCCAATCCGAGGTGGGGGGGTAGGAGGTGGGGAAGTTACATCTCAGACTGAGCTCAATGGGGGACTTGGGGAACTAGGTCACATTTGTTTCCATGGAAACACATTTGGAAGAGTGCCCTCGATTATTTCTGTTTCATTCTGAGGGGCCATGTGTCTGGATGGCAATGTCCAGCCTGTGGCCTGCAGGAGGCGCCGGTAGTGAGGTTTCACCGGGCCCCACCGTCAACACCagcttttgttgcccatccctaattacccccaACCTGAGGGTCCTGCTGGACTATttcagagggcggttaagagtcaacctcgttgccattggtctggagtcacgtgtaggtaaggatggcagtttctttccctaaaggccattagtgacccagatgggttttcccaacaatggacaatggattcatggtcatcattagatccccaattccagattcttattgtattcaatgcctccatctgccgtggtgggatccCAGCCCAGGTCCCCCAGAACATtgcatgggtctctggattaataggccaGTGATAATCCCACGATGCCATCATCCCACCGGTACTACAATAAACATCACTCCCCTCCCTTTCCTACCATCCGTACGTGATTGAGGGTCTGAATAGTAGTGAAGTGAAAGATTCATGCAGAAGATCAGCCATGGGCTTACTGCATGGCACAGCAGgcccaaagggccaaatggcctcccttaGCTTTGAATCAGAATGATGCTAAGCCTGAGGGAGCTGTGGGCTGTCTCATAGTCATCTCTGTCCCTGGTCAATGGGTCTGGAGGGGGCACTAGGAGAAGCATTAACTCAGCTGGGCACTAGGAGGCACTGTCTGAAAGgctgggggtgaggtggggggatgtGCGGGGTAACCAGAGCTTTCAAAAGGGGAGCTGAAGAGGGGAAATTTACTTGGGAGTGGGGAGGATGGTGAAGAGTGAGCAGGCAATGAGATTATTTGGAGAGCTCTTTCAAAGGGCTGCCACAGacaccatgggctgaatggcctcttaatGCACTGTATGTTTTTAGGTTCAGGCGTGGGATGTATGACAGGAATGGAGGTGGTTGGGATGGCAAAGAGGTTTTACAAATGGATACACTATGAGCTTTGATTGGAAACTCAgctcctctctgtctccctttctgcctgtctctctctctctctctctgtctctctctctctctctttctctgtctctttctctctgtctctctcaggttGTTTTACGATATCGACGCAGACACCACCACGTTGACTATCAAAAATGTC
Coding sequences:
- the LOC122546182 gene encoding SPEG neighbor protein-like, with amino-acid sequence CLVAVPGKIQKGPDSVKVKAGQMVKLVAHISGEPEPDVGWAKDGEDVEEDDRLFYDIDADTTTLTIKNVTKADAGKYEVFVENSLGMDQSFARVDVI